A portion of the Gimesia chilikensis genome contains these proteins:
- a CDS encoding type IV pilus modification PilV family protein, with protein MATRNRLQRSRRTGITLVESLVSVTITVIAGTALFSAIGASLGASYSALNSNIGAGLADQLLEEMSAVRFPTSSDSRPTATGNRSQFNDLDDYHKWSSTPPENKTGYALGSEPLTVLSAYPIARPTLLKPDSDFLQRLTREVTVEKIRLNSSSEWEVTTSDTDYRRVTVTIKLAMQAGAPRQTIKETTRIFSYVPLSP; from the coding sequence ATGGCAACCAGAAACAGGTTGCAGCGATCTCGCCGCACCGGAATCACACTTGTGGAATCGTTAGTCTCTGTGACCATCACAGTGATTGCCGGTACTGCTCTGTTCTCAGCCATCGGTGCTTCTCTGGGAGCCAGTTATTCGGCTCTGAATTCCAACATCGGCGCAGGTCTGGCAGATCAACTGCTGGAAGAGATGTCCGCCGTTCGATTCCCGACCTCCAGTGATTCCCGTCCCACCGCGACCGGAAACCGCAGTCAGTTCAATGATCTGGATGACTATCACAAATGGTCCTCCACGCCGCCGGAGAATAAGACCGGATATGCATTGGGCAGCGAGCCATTAACCGTATTGAGCGCCTACCCGATTGCCCGTCCCACACTGCTGAAACCCGACAGCGATTTTTTACAGCGACTTACGCGCGAAGTCACCGTGGAAAAAATTCGCCTGAACAGCAGCTCGGAATGGGAAGTAACAACCAGCGACACTGATTATCGGCGCGTAACCGTCACCATCAAACTGGCGATGCAGGCCGGTGCTCCTCGACAGACCATTAAGGAAACCACACGTATTTTCAGCTATGTACCACTATCACCCTGA
- a CDS encoding protein-L-isoaspartate(D-aspartate) O-methyltransferase has product MQRLNKNVLSLLFLTALLGLCQPAFSQNNEYFRNQRNEMVTRYIEGEGIKNQRVLSSMRQVPRHEFVSSNLKHLAYQDLALPIGYKQTISPPYIVAYMTETIDPQPTDKVLEIGTGSGFQAAVLSGLVKDVYTIEIVEGLGKKAAVRLKQLGYDNVHTRIGDGYLGWPEEAPFDKIIVTCSPEKVPQPLIDQLKEGGTLLIPLGERYQQVFHLFQKEKGQLKHKRLIPTLFVPMTGRSEDNREVKPDPLHPEIVNGTFEVDANQDQKVDNWHYQRRVSRMTDEAPEGKSYLQFENDVRDQLSQILQGMAIDGSKIKSLEISMQVGYLNTAQGTKAYQKPGLIIHFYDKIRRNIGQAYLGPWIGSRDWHQVKKTINVPPQAREAVIQLGLNGGTGTLKVDDLKIEKID; this is encoded by the coding sequence ATGCAGCGATTGAATAAAAATGTGCTCAGTCTGCTTTTCCTGACCGCTTTGCTGGGGCTCTGCCAGCCCGCGTTTTCGCAAAACAACGAATATTTCCGCAACCAGCGTAACGAGATGGTCACGCGTTACATTGAGGGCGAAGGCATTAAAAACCAGCGCGTGCTCTCATCCATGCGGCAGGTGCCCCGCCACGAGTTTGTCAGTTCGAATCTCAAACATCTGGCCTACCAGGATCTGGCGCTCCCTATCGGGTACAAACAGACGATTTCTCCCCCTTATATCGTCGCCTACATGACCGAAACCATCGATCCTCAGCCGACCGACAAGGTGCTCGAAATCGGTACCGGCAGCGGATTTCAGGCAGCCGTCCTCTCCGGACTGGTCAAGGATGTCTACACGATTGAAATTGTCGAGGGTCTCGGTAAGAAGGCGGCGGTTCGACTGAAACAGCTCGGCTACGATAACGTACACACCCGGATCGGTGATGGTTATCTCGGCTGGCCGGAAGAGGCACCCTTCGACAAGATCATCGTGACCTGCTCGCCGGAAAAAGTTCCCCAGCCGCTGATCGATCAGCTTAAAGAGGGGGGCACACTGCTGATTCCCCTCGGTGAAAGGTATCAGCAGGTGTTTCATCTGTTCCAGAAAGAAAAGGGACAGCTCAAACACAAACGCCTGATTCCCACCCTGTTCGTCCCCATGACGGGACGCTCGGAAGACAATCGGGAAGTCAAACCGGATCCCCTGCATCCGGAAATCGTCAACGGCACATTTGAAGTCGATGCCAACCAGGATCAGAAAGTCGATAACTGGCACTATCAGCGCCGCGTCTCACGCATGACGGATGAGGCACCCGAAGGCAAATCCTATCTGCAGTTTGAAAATGACGTCCGCGATCAGCTCTCACAGATTCTGCAGGGGATGGCGATTGACGGCTCCAAAATCAAGAGTCTCGAAATCAGCATGCAGGTCGGCTATCTGAATACGGCACAGGGAACCAAGGCTTATCAGAAGCCCGGACTGATCATTCATTTTTATGATAAGATTCGTCGCAATATCGGGCAGGCCTACCTCGGACCCTGGATTGGCAGCCGCGACTGGCACCAGGTGAAAAAGACCATCAACGTGCCACCCCAGGCCCGCGAAGCCGTGATTCAGTTAGGTTTGAACGGAGGCACGGGAACACTGAAGGTCGACGATCTCAAAATTGAAAAGATCGACTGA
- a CDS encoding HEAT repeat domain-containing protein — MDSRNMRPFFVVLSIGCLWCLPGLQGCSSGDASSKAETAKAAVSEESESTAETAPEPAEAESKTVSVSEPVDPQAEVKEAFEKLLAIRTEPDPDEWQAADKKLVAFGKTAVPTLTEGLTHTDPGARELASMYLASLGPDAEAAAPALVEVLSDESPFTQVNAASTLTHFPKHRDKAIPVLIELTRHSDPNTRLTAVYSLGNLEEHSTAQVEAIQAALNDENSDVQLAAIKVLGQMGQPAKASLTELQSLIDNQNTSDDLREAAVASKDQIEQAQK; from the coding sequence ATGGACTCCCGGAACATGCGACCGTTTTTCGTTGTACTGAGTATTGGATGTCTGTGGTGCCTGCCTGGATTGCAGGGCTGTAGTAGTGGTGATGCTTCCTCGAAAGCAGAGACGGCGAAAGCGGCTGTCAGCGAGGAATCGGAAAGCACCGCTGAAACTGCGCCAGAACCGGCTGAAGCAGAGTCGAAGACCGTCAGTGTCAGTGAACCCGTCGATCCTCAGGCCGAGGTCAAAGAGGCTTTCGAAAAGTTGCTCGCAATCCGTACCGAACCCGATCCCGATGAATGGCAGGCCGCCGACAAAAAACTGGTCGCCTTCGGTAAGACTGCCGTTCCCACACTAACGGAAGGGCTTACACACACCGATCCGGGTGCACGCGAACTGGCCAGTATGTATCTGGCGAGCCTGGGACCTGACGCGGAAGCGGCGGCCCCCGCTCTGGTGGAAGTTCTGTCGGATGAATCCCCCTTCACGCAGGTCAACGCTGCTTCAACCCTGACGCATTTTCCTAAACACCGCGACAAGGCCATTCCGGTTCTGATCGAGCTGACCCGGCACAGTGATCCCAATACGCGACTGACGGCCGTCTATTCGCTGGGAAATCTGGAAGAACACTCTACCGCGCAGGTAGAGGCCATCCAGGCGGCTTTGAATGATGAGAACAGCGACGTCCAACTGGCGGCCATTAAAGTTCTGGGCCAGATGGGGCAGCCGGCCAAAGCCTCGCTGACCGAACTTCAATCGCTGATCGATAATCAGAATACCAGCGACGATCTCCGCGAAGCAGCAGTGGCTTCTAAAGATCAAATCGAACAGGCGCAGAAATAA
- a CDS encoding prepilin-type N-terminal cleavage/methylation domain-containing protein, whose translation MYHYHPDQREKQTRRASGHHSDCVCCCAGTASRAGGFTLVELLMAMSISAILVMALAGIVTATQSAWRHTQGIEDSQAEITASFDRMRMMISQAGIYQVNGQAPEVGLAVVTRAWNYIDVPDILVVWSGGRNGGISQNGTLNRLPRMNEILIYTSDPADAHQFVEIALPDSSAEIDFNSSSFDNTIRTAIQSSQAEKALLSKRLKNSQYLLSGSPWGPTASNLIFTITRTPDDASLQATTPGTSAWMNLSWPQGTVSATSGLRQVTVNYEIQFETAEQNTLTDINSETALPFFGSCSRLYAYTP comes from the coding sequence ATGTACCACTATCACCCTGATCAACGCGAGAAACAAACACGCCGTGCGAGTGGCCACCATTCGGACTGCGTTTGCTGCTGCGCAGGCACTGCTTCACGCGCGGGGGGTTTTACACTGGTGGAACTGCTGATGGCCATGTCGATCTCGGCAATTCTGGTCATGGCACTTGCGGGAATCGTTACCGCCACTCAGTCCGCCTGGAGACACACGCAGGGAATAGAAGATTCGCAGGCCGAAATCACCGCATCCTTCGACCGGATGCGGATGATGATCTCGCAGGCTGGTATTTACCAGGTGAATGGCCAGGCTCCCGAAGTGGGGCTGGCTGTTGTGACCCGCGCCTGGAATTACATCGATGTCCCAGACATTCTGGTGGTCTGGTCCGGCGGACGGAACGGGGGGATCAGCCAGAATGGAACCTTAAACCGGCTGCCTCGGATGAACGAAATTTTGATTTACACTTCGGATCCCGCAGACGCACATCAGTTTGTCGAAATCGCGTTGCCCGATTCTTCGGCGGAGATCGACTTTAACAGTTCGTCGTTCGACAACACGATTCGCACAGCAATTCAATCCAGCCAGGCGGAGAAGGCGCTACTGAGCAAGCGGCTGAAGAACAGTCAGTACCTGCTCTCGGGAAGTCCGTGGGGACCAACGGCGTCGAATCTGATTTTCACGATTACCCGTACTCCCGATGATGCGAGTCTGCAGGCCACGACTCCCGGCACGAGTGCCTGGATGAATCTTTCCTGGCCTCAGGGCACTGTGAGTGCGACCAGCGGGCTGCGTCAGGTGACCGTGAATTATGAAATCCAGTTTGAGACCGCAGAACAGAACACGTTAACCGACATCAACTCGGAAACCGCATTACCGTTTTTTGGATCTTGTTCGAGGTTGTATGCGTACACACCATA